One region of Chanodichthys erythropterus isolate Z2021 chromosome 24, ASM2448905v1, whole genome shotgun sequence genomic DNA includes:
- the LOC137014769 gene encoding intelectin-like: MFFGILLSLGLSLWFCDAKSMGAMYVIQETEAPCINISDTNSNHELEKLLDRIKYVARSCKEILDKYQVYEDGLYYLISPRGVLYQTFCDMTTAGGGWTLVASVHENNMYGKCTVGDRWSSEQGSNANRPDGEGTWANRVTFGTAEAATSDDYKNPGYFEIAAQDVSVWHVPNNMVMEHWSTASILRYHTENRFLTRHGGNLLNLFKKFPVRFGIGTCNIDNGPAIPIVYDTGNVDSTKKLYGPNTRATFEPGFITFRVFNTEKAALALCSGIKPTGCHTEHFCIGGGGHFPEAAPKQCGDFTSFDWDGYGTNTGWSASKEITEAAVLLFYR, translated from the exons atgttttttgggaTCCTTCTCAGTCTCGGACTGAGTTTATGGTTCTGTGATGCTAAATCAA TGGGAGCTATGTATGTAATACAAGAAACAGAAGCACCATGTATTAATATCAGTGATACCAACAGCAACCATGAGCTTGAAAAACTTCTGGACAGAATTAAATATGTTGCTCGAAGCTGCAAAGAAATTCTTGACAAATATCAAGTTTATGAAG ATGGCCTGTACTATCTGATCTCACCAAGAGGGGTCCTTTACCAGACGTTTTGTGATATGACCACTGCGGGCGGCGGCTGGACGCTGGTGGCCAGCGTTCATGAAAACAACATGTATGGAAAGTGTACTGTTGGTGATCGCTGGTCTAGTGAGCAGGGCAGCAACGCAAACCGGCCTGATGGAGAAGGAACATGGGCAAACAGAGTCACATTTGGAACTGCAGAGGCCGCTACAAGTGATGATTATAAG AATCCTGGATACTTTGAAATTGCGGCACAGGATGTGTCTGTGTGGCATGTTCCTAATAATATGGTGATGGAACACTGGAGCACTGCCTCCATCCTGAGATACCACACTGAAAATCGCTTCTTAACTCGACACGGAGGAAACCTTCTCAATTTATTCAAG AAATTCCCTGTGAGGTTTGGAATCGGGACTTGCAACATTGATAATGGACCTGCTATTCCAATAGTGTATGATACTGGAAATGTGGATTCTACTAAAAAACTGTATGGACCTAATACAAGAG CAACATTTGAGCCTGGATTCATCACATTCAGAGTCTTCAATACTGAAAAGGCAGCCCTGGCACTTTGTTCTGGTATTAAACCAACCGGTTGTCACACTGAACAT TTCTGTATTGGTGGAGGTGGACACTTTCCTGAGGCGGCCCCTAAACAGTGCGGGGACTTTACAAGTTTTGACTGGGATGGCTATGGTACTAATACAGGATGGAGTGCTTCCAAAGAGATAACCGAAGCTGCTGTACTTCTTTTTTATCGCTGA